The region AAGTGGTTCCCCAAGCTGAGTTGATGGCAACGGTCATGAAAACTGTTGAAGCCATCTTGTCTAAAGCTCCGATTGCAGTTGGTATGGCGAAACGCTCGATCAACCAAGGCTGGGATTTGGATGTTGAAGAAGCGATGAAAAACGAAGCAGGAATCTTCGCCGAACTTTTCAACACAGAAGACGTTAAAGAAGGCACGGGTGCCTTTATCGAAAAACGGAAAGCAGCTTTTAAAGGGCAATAGCTTTTCTCACTCCGGCTCCGCCGGAGTCGTTCTTATCGGCGGGGTGAAAATCCTTGCTGATGTTACATAAGGTTTTTATGGCATACACTCCAAAGCATCCAGTTAGAATTGTCACGGCCGCAGCATTGTTCGACGGTCACGACGCCAGCATCAATATCATGCGCCGTATTTTACAAGATATGGGAGCAGAGGTCATCCATTTGGGCCACAACCGTTCCGTCAGCGATGTGGTGAAAGCCGTTTTGCAAGAAGGGGCGCAAGGCGTGTGCATCAGCTCTTATCAGGGCGGTCACATGGAATACTTCAAATACATGCGTGATCTTTTGAACGAAGCAGGGGCGGGCTACGTACAAATCTATGGCGGTGGCGGCGGAGTTATCGTTTACGACGAAAAGAAAGAACTTGAAGCCTATGGTATTTCCCAAATCTTCCATCCAGACGACGGTCGTCGTTTAGGTCTGGAAGGCATGATCGAGATGATCGTAAAAGGTTGCGACTTCGATCTTTTAGAAAAACAAAAAGAGTTTAAAACTAAAAAGAACATCTTTTCAGGGGACACGGTTCCATCTGTAGAGCTTGGCGTTGCATTAACCGCTATTGAAAACGGCAGCAAAGATGTTTCTTTGTCTTCTTATGGTCTTGATTCATTCAAGGCTAAGCAAGCTCCGTTGGTTTTGGGTATCACAGGTACGGGTGGTGCCGGTAAGTCGTCTTTGATCGACGAATTGGTTCAACGTTACTTGAATGCTTATCCTGATAAAAAAATCGCGGTTGTCTGCGTGGACCCATCGAAACGTAAAACCGGCGGTTCCTTGTTAGGTGACCGTATTCGTATGAACTCTTTGTCTCGCACAAAGGTTTTCATGCGTTCTGTGGCTTCGCGTGGGTCAGGCCGTGAGATCGCATCAAGCCTCCCGGAAATCTTGAAATTCGTTCGTCAACTTGATTTTGATTTCATCATCGCTGAAACCTCCGGTATCGGTCAGGGCAATATGGCGATCACTGAAGTTTCCGACATTTCTATGTACGTAATGACTTCTGATTTCGGTGCTCAGTCGCAGTTGGAAAAAATCGACATGATCGACTTTGCGGATTTGATTGCCGTGAATAAAGCCGACCGTCGTGGTGCTTTGGATGCTCTTCGTGATGTGTCTAAGCAATATAGACGCTCTCGCAAGATTTTCGATAATTCCGTCGAGGTCCCGGTTTATTTAACTCAAGCGTCTCAATTCAATGATGGCGGCGTTAATAAATTATTCTTTAGAATCGCTGACGTTTTAGAAGAAAAACAACCGGGTCGCTGGTTGGTGGATCCTGCGTTCCGCGCAAACATTTTGTCTGCAGAGGAACACGGAATCATTTCAGCAGATCGTCAAAGCTATTTGGCAGAAATCGTATCCACGGTTCAAAAATACAAAAAACGCACAGAAGCTTTGGCGGAAGAGGCTTCTAAACTTGGCAGTCTTCAAAAGCTGGCTCCGATGCTTGGAACTTCTGCTGAAACAGTTCAGAAAGTTCAAGCGCAGCTTGAGTCTGAATTCACAGCCGAAGAATTAGATTCTTTAAAAAACTTTGATAAGTTGATCGAACGTTACTCTGGTGACGAACTTGTATTCCAAGTTCGTGACAAAGAACTTCGTCAAACTTTAACCCGTGAATCTTTAAGCGGAACTAAAATCCGCCGCGTGGTCGTTCCTAAAATGAAGGACTGGGGTGATAGATTCCGTTACTTGAAACTTGAAAACGTTCCTGGTGAATTTCCATTCACAGGGGGAGTATTCCCACTAAAACGCGCGGATGAAGATCCTAAGCGTATGTTCGCAGGTGAAGGCACTCCAGAAAGAACAAACCGTCGTTTCCATTACCTGACTAAAGGTGAAACGGCTCATCGTCTGTCGACGGCCTTTGACTCTGTGACTTTGTACGGACAAGATCCTGATCAACGCCCGGATATTTTTGGTAAAGTCGGGGAGTCCGGTGTCAGTATCTGTACATTGAATGATATGAAAAAGCTTTTTGCAGGCTTTGATCTTATCAATCCAAATACTTCAGTTTCTATGACGATTAACGGTCCAGCACCAATGATTTTGGCCTTCTATTTTAATACTGCGATTGATCAGCAAGTTGAAAAGAAGGAAAAGGAACTGGGTCGCAAGGTCTCTCCTGAAGAATACAACGACATCGCTCTTTGGACGCTTCAACAAGTGCGCGGCACAGTTCAAGCGGATATCTTGAAGGAAGACCAAGGGCAAAACACGTGTATTTTCTCGATCAACTTTGCTTTGAAGATGATGGGGGATATTGCGGAATACTTTGTGAAGCAAAAAATCCGTAACTTCTATTCTGTTTCCATCTCCGGTTATCACATCGCAGAGGCGGGTGCGAATCCGATCTCTCAACTGGCGTTTACTCTTTCAAACGGTTTCACGTTCGTTGAGTACTACTTGTCCCGTGGTTTGAAGGTTGATGACTTTGCGCCGAACTTGTCGTTCTTTTTCTCAAACGGTCTAGATCCTGAATACTCCGTATTGGGCCGCGTGGCTCGTCGTATTTGGGCGGTGGCGATGCGCGACCTGTACAAGGCGAATGATCGCTCTCAAAAATTGAAATACCACATCCAAACATCAGGTCGTTCACTGCATGCTCAAGAAATTGACTTCAATGACATCCGTACAACGTTGCAGGCGTTGCTTGCGATCTATGATAACTGCAACAGCTTGCATACGAACGCCTACGATGAAGCGATCACGACCCCGACCGAGGAATCTGTTCGTCGTGCAATGGCCATCCAAATGATCATCAACCGCGAGTTCGGTATGACCATGAATGAAAACCCAATGCAGGGATCTTATTTCATGGATGAGTTGACGGACTTGGTTGAGGAAGCGGTTCTAAATGAATTCAAAAAGATCAGCGAGCGCGGCGGCGTGTTGGGGGCGATGGAAACTCAATACCAACGCTCTAAGATTCAAGAGGAATCATTGTACTATGAGCGCTTAAAACATGATGGCACATTGCCAATCATCGGTGTGAACACGTTCATCGATCCAAAAACCATGGCGGCGGACTATGTTCCTCCAAAAATTGAGCTAGCTCGTGCATCTTACGAAGAAAAAAACCAACAGCTTGATAACGTTCATAAATACCATGAAGATCACAAGACCGAAGGTGAAGCCGCATTGAAAGAACTGAAAAACACCGTCCTTAACGGCGGCAACATCTTTGCTTCATTGATGAAGGCCGCAAAATACTGCAGTCTTTACCAAATGACGACGGCCCTCTACGAAGTCGGCGGCCAATACCGAAGAAACCTTTAGGTAACAGTTTCCTTTTTGTACTGCTCTGCAGAACCGATGCGGTTCTGCAGGCAGCCAAAAGGTACGGCCTTACTTACTCCATCCAAAAGGGAGTCGCAAGACTCCCTTATTTATTTCTGACAACTAAGGAAATAAGCCTCTTCATTCGGGGAATCTCAATTTGAGAAGTTGCATACCCTAACAGTCACTGTCTAAGTCCTGGTCTTTCCCCAAGCATTCAGTTTGTTCTCACAGGATGGAACTC is a window of Bdellovibrio sp. SKB1291214 DNA encoding:
- the icmF gene encoding fused isobutyryl-CoA mutase/GTPase IcmF, which codes for MAYTPKHPVRIVTAAALFDGHDASINIMRRILQDMGAEVIHLGHNRSVSDVVKAVLQEGAQGVCISSYQGGHMEYFKYMRDLLNEAGAGYVQIYGGGGGVIVYDEKKELEAYGISQIFHPDDGRRLGLEGMIEMIVKGCDFDLLEKQKEFKTKKNIFSGDTVPSVELGVALTAIENGSKDVSLSSYGLDSFKAKQAPLVLGITGTGGAGKSSLIDELVQRYLNAYPDKKIAVVCVDPSKRKTGGSLLGDRIRMNSLSRTKVFMRSVASRGSGREIASSLPEILKFVRQLDFDFIIAETSGIGQGNMAITEVSDISMYVMTSDFGAQSQLEKIDMIDFADLIAVNKADRRGALDALRDVSKQYRRSRKIFDNSVEVPVYLTQASQFNDGGVNKLFFRIADVLEEKQPGRWLVDPAFRANILSAEEHGIISADRQSYLAEIVSTVQKYKKRTEALAEEASKLGSLQKLAPMLGTSAETVQKVQAQLESEFTAEELDSLKNFDKLIERYSGDELVFQVRDKELRQTLTRESLSGTKIRRVVVPKMKDWGDRFRYLKLENVPGEFPFTGGVFPLKRADEDPKRMFAGEGTPERTNRRFHYLTKGETAHRLSTAFDSVTLYGQDPDQRPDIFGKVGESGVSICTLNDMKKLFAGFDLINPNTSVSMTINGPAPMILAFYFNTAIDQQVEKKEKELGRKVSPEEYNDIALWTLQQVRGTVQADILKEDQGQNTCIFSINFALKMMGDIAEYFVKQKIRNFYSVSISGYHIAEAGANPISQLAFTLSNGFTFVEYYLSRGLKVDDFAPNLSFFFSNGLDPEYSVLGRVARRIWAVAMRDLYKANDRSQKLKYHIQTSGRSLHAQEIDFNDIRTTLQALLAIYDNCNSLHTNAYDEAITTPTEESVRRAMAIQMIINREFGMTMNENPMQGSYFMDELTDLVEEAVLNEFKKISERGGVLGAMETQYQRSKIQEESLYYERLKHDGTLPIIGVNTFIDPKTMAADYVPPKIELARASYEEKNQQLDNVHKYHEDHKTEGEAALKELKNTVLNGGNIFASLMKAAKYCSLYQMTTALYEVGGQYRRNL